A part of Bacillus rossius redtenbacheri isolate Brsri chromosome 1, Brsri_v3, whole genome shotgun sequence genomic DNA contains:
- the LOC134538140 gene encoding cap-specific mRNA (nucleoside-2'-O-)-methyltransferase 1-like isoform X1 → MAESKSSEGDKRKVKSEANDESLHSSRVFTVEGLRSANLSDSSVDGSSDDDDDVPSEPPPSRKRAHSDSSSHDDAEAYGTVAKKFVRYANDMEPNFGENKAQKMMAKMGYKSGHGLGKHEQGRVAPIELSLQRGRRGLGLHLPGLEPANLVWNSEMEHISHEEEVAWFTHDPYEDVTYEDMCKWPVIGRKKLTIDDETNFCDPGVLKNVLSEKNVFDNLDGYELRKARSRSNPFETIRGGMFLNRAAMKMANMDRVFDNMFTKPVDEYGQSLVEPGELLYFADVCAGPGGFSEYVLWRCGWEAKGFGFTLKGENDFKLSDFYAGNCETFEPHYGVGGAEGDGDIFKPDNIDAFTKHVMSQTDGRGVHFMMADGGFSVEGQENIQEILSKELYLCQFIVALCIVREKGHFVCKLFDLFTPFSVGLVYLISKAFQRISIHKPNTSRPANSERYVICQWRRHDFQLEPVREYLRYIHGKLHECQQQKDKDVVEIVPLSLLTEEGKFFDYMVTSNNVLGERQIVNLVKISSFCRDPNLMEPLQTDMKQKCLQYWDVPDKARTIPPRISPETKFTELLGSTKTSESVLGSGEEELTPGNLLAVLGSGFDWHCMVLGTRDEGRHRTLYLGMGRGKVFRLDGPRWRKVEESIELSPDTLLYAEMVAELLGEGRSQRKVMCLHIIDALVLGGRHIGQHHLTERHALCQKFCRALNKPLRTPATHVRTKELFDLEAAEQMFARLDARILKGCGQISRRVFLVDDGHRCYVPGGVLFLNATRPPWLRFLSKSTGFKYYNNPITKTSLFDRQRPDDACASFETSVKHRRVWWWGAGVHVHSVDAQEEDKDRLQGRQLLDFVNSMYLQQRAK, encoded by the exons ATGGCAGAGTCCAAAAGTAGCGAGGGTGATAAAAGGAAAGTAAAGTCAGAGGCAAACGACGAATCATTGCATTCAAGTCGAGTATTCACCGTTGaag GATTGCGGTCTGCGAACCTGAGCGACTCCAGCGTTGACGGCAGTTCAGATGACGACGACGATGTTCCGTCAGAGCCACCTCCTTCTAGAAAGCGAGCTCACAGTGACAGCTCCAGCCATGATGATGCTGAGGCTTATGGCACCGTGGCAAAGAAGTTTGTGCGGTATGCCAATGACATGGAACCGAATTTCGGAGAAAATAAGGCTCAGAAGATGATGGCAAAGATGGGTTACAAGTCAGGACATGGTCTTGGTAAGCACGAGCAAGGTCGGGTGGCCCCCATTGAATTGTCGCTTCAGAGAGGGCGACGGGGTCTCGGGCTGCATCTGCCTGGGCTCGAACCTGCCAACTTGGTTTGGAACTCGGAAATGGAACATATATCTCATGAAGAGGAAGTTGCTTGGTTCACTCACGATCCTTATGAAGATGTTACGTATGAAGACATGTGCAAGTGGCCTGTGATAGGGCGTAAGAAACTTACTATTGATGATGAAACAAATTTTTGTGACCCAGGTGTCTTGAAAAATGTGTTAAGTGAGAAGAATGTGTTTGATAATTTGGATGGCTACGAGCTTAGAAAAGCACGATCAAGGTCCAATCCTTTTGAGACAATACGCGGTGGAATGTTCCTGAACAGGGCTGCTATGAAGATGGCCAACATGGACAGAGTGTTTGATAACATGTTCACCAAGCCGGTGGATGAGTATGGGCAAAGCCTGGTGGAACCGGGGGAACTATTGTATTTTGCGGATGTGTGTGCGGGCCCGGGAGGCTTCTCGGAGTATGTTTTATGGAGGTGTGGCTGGGAGGCCAAGGGCTTTGGGTTCACGCTTAAAGGAGAAAATGATTTCAAACTGTCAGATTTTTATGCGGGCAATTGTGAAACATTTGAGCCTCACTATGGTGTTGGTGGTGCAGAGGGTGATGGGGACATTTTTAAACCAGATAACATAGACGCATTTACGAAACACGTTATGTCTCAAACGGACGGACGAGGTGTCCACTTCATGATGGCCGATGGAGGATTTTCCGTAGAGGGCCAGGAGAACATTCAGGAGATCCTTTCGAAGGAGCTGTACTTATGTCAGTTTATAGTAGCTCTTTGCATAGTGCGTGAGAAGGGCCACTTTGTTTGCAAATTGTTTGATCTATTCACGCCCTTTAGTGTAGGTCTGGTTTATCTCATTAGCAAAGCATTCCAAAGAATTAGCATCCACAAGCCCAACACCAGTAGGCCGGCCAATTCGGAGCGCTACGTAATCTGCCAGTGGAGGCGGCATGACTTTCAACTTGAACCGGTCAGGGAATATCTTAGGTACATTCATGGAAAGCTACACGAGTGCCAGCAGCAGAAAGATAAAGATGTGGTGGAGATTGTGCCCTTGTCACTGCTCACGGAGGAAGGCAAGTTCTTTGACTACATGGTTACCTCCAACAACGTCCTTGGGGAGCGTCAGATTGTGAACCTGGTGAAGATATCATCGTTCTGCAGAGATCCAAACCTGATGGAACCCCTGCAGACGGACATGAAACAGAAGTGTCTGCAGTACTGGGACGTGCCGGACAAAGCCCGCACCATCCCGCCACGGATTAGCCCGGAAACCAAGTTTACGGAGCTTCTGGGGTCTACCAAGACAAGCGAGAGTGTGTTGGGGAGTGGAGAGGAGGAGTTGACTCCAGGTAACCTGCTTGCAGTGCTGGGATCAGGGTTCGATTGGCACTGCATGGTGCTGGGTACGCGTGACGAGGGTCGCCACCGCACCCTGTACCTAGGGATGGGACGCGGCAAGGTGTTCCGACTGGATGGGCCTCGCTGGCGTAAGGTGGAGGAGTCTATAGAGCTCAGCCCCGACACGCTGCTATACGCAGAGATGGTTGCAGAACTTCTTGGGGAGGGCCGGTCTCAGCGCAAGGTAATGTGCCTGCACATCATTGATGCGCTCGTGCTAGGGGGCCGCCACATCGGCCAGCATCATCTCACCGAGAGGCATGCCCTCTGCCAAAAATTCTGTCGTGCTCTCAACAAGCCTCTGCGGACTCCGGCCACCCATGTGCGAACCAAGGAGCTGTTTGACCTGGAGGCGGCGGAGCAGATGTTTGCTCGCCTCGATGCTCGCATTCTGAAGGGGTGCGGGCAAATTTCCCGGAGGGTGTTCCTGGTGGACGATGGCCATCGCTGCTATGTGCCCGGAGGTGTGCTGTTCTTGAATGCGACGCGCCCACCTTGGTTGCGCTTCCTCAGCAAGTCAACAGGCTTCAAGTACTACAACAACCCAATCACAAAAACCTCGTTGTTCGACCGGCAACGGCCAGATGATGCGTGTGCCAGCTTTGAGACAAGCGTGAAGCACAGGCGGGTGTGGTGGTGGGGGGCGGGGGTTCATGTCCATTCGGTGGATGCCCAGGAGGAAGATAAGGACAGGCTTCAGGGTCGACAGCTTCTGGACTTTGTGAACAGCATGTATCTGCAGCAGAGAGCAAAATAG